In Arthrobacter sp. MN05-02, the genomic stretch ATCTGCACGTGGTCGACGTAGTTCGCGTTCCAGAGGGGCTCGAAGAGCTGGTTGGCGAAGCGCAGGGCCAGGATGTTCTGGACCGTCTCCTTGCCCAGGTAGTGGTCGATCCGGAACACCGCGTCGGGAGGGAAGACCTCCTCGACGATGCTGTTCAGCTCCCCGCGCGGACTCGAGGTCGTGCCCGAAGGGCTTCTCGATGACCACGCGGCGCCACTGGCCGTCGTCGGGCTGGGCCAGGCCGTGCTCGGAGAGCTTCTGGCACACCGCCTCGAACGCGTTCGGCGGGATCGAGAGGTAGAACGCGTGGTTGCCCCGCGTCCCCCTGCTCTGGTCGAGTTCCTCGATGCACTCCCTGAGGTTCTTGAAGGCGTCGTCGTCGTCGAACTCGCCCTTCACGAAGCGGATGCCGGCGGAGAGCTGCTCCCAGACGGTCTCGTTGAACGGTGTGCGGGCGTGCTGCGTGACGGAGTCCCTCACCTGCTCCACGAACTCCTCGTCGCTCCAGTCCCGGCGGCCGAAGCCGACGAGGCCGAAACTCGGGGGCAGGAGCCCACGGTTCGCGAGATCGTAGATGGCCGGCATGAGCTTCTTCCGGGCGAGGTCGCCGGTGACACCGAACAGTACGAGCGAGGACGGGCCGGCGATCCGGCTGAGCCTCCTGTCACGCGGGTCGCGCAGCGGATTGGTGGCTCTCGCCGTCGTACTGTCAGGCATGCCCGTCCGTTCCCCGCTCGCCCCGACCGGACACGGCGAGGGCCGAGACGACGCGCCGCAGCTGGTCGACGCCCGCCTCGCGTTCCGTCAGGTGGAGGCGGAGCACGGGCCGGCCGGAGTCGGCGAGGACCTGCGCGTCGCCCGCGGCCTGGGCGGAGATCAGCTTCCCGAACGTGAACGGCCGGTCCGGGATGGCGAGATCCGCGTGCCCGGCACCGGTCAGCTGGAGGTACGCCCCGATGGGCGAGCCGCCCTTGTGGTACTGGCCCGTGGAGTGCAGGAAGCGCGGGCCCCAGCCGAAGGTGACCGGCCGGCCGGTGGCAGCCGCCAGCGGTGACCGGATCTCCTCGAGCGCGGCCTGCCGGTGCCGGTCCAGGTACGCCTGGACCGAGAGGTAGCCGTTCGGAGGGAGTGCGGCGAGGAGCGCCTCGAGGGCTTCCGCGACCGTGCTCGACGATCCGAGCAGGCCGGCGTCGCCGCGCACCTCCACGGCGCCGTCGACGAAGGCGGCCGGGGAGGGCTCGGGCTGCGCGTCCAGCAGGCCGCGCGCGGCCTTCTTCGCGGCCTCGACATCGGGCTGGTCGAAGGGATTGATGCCCAGCAGGCGTCCCGCGACGGCGACCGCGTACTCCCAGACGAACAGCTGGCTGCCCAGGGTACCGCTGACCGTCAGCCTGGTGCCGTCGGTGAGCTCGTCGCTGGGGGCCTCGTCGAACGGGGCCAGGAAGACGGGCAGGACGTCGTCGGCCACGTCCGCGAGCTCGGGTGCGTCGCCGGAGGCGACGACGGGGAGCAGTCCGGTGCCGAGCTTGCCCGTGGACTCCGCGATGAGCTGTTCCGCCCAGTCGGCGAAGCCGGGCAGCCCGGAACCCGCATCGGCGAAGACGATCTTGTCGCGGAGCGGGTTCGTCCCGCCCAGGACGGCGCCGAGCTGCAGGCCCACGTTGTCGTCGACGTCGTCGCCGAGGAACTCGGCACTGTCCTCGGCGTCGTCCAGCAGCGTCTCGATGTCCGCGCCGGCGAGGGCGGACGGCACCAGGCCGAAGGCCGTGAGGGCCGAGTACCGGCCGCCGACCCGGGGATCGGCGTTGAACACCTTCCGGTAGCCCGCCGTCCGCGATGCCTCATCGAGGGGCGATCCCGGATCCGTCACGACGACGATGCGCGACGCCGCGTCGATGCCGGCGTCAGTGAACGCCTGCTCGAACAACCGGCGCTGGGAGTCGGTCTCGACCGTGGAGCCGGACTTCGACGACACCACGATCGCGGTGCGCTGCAGGTCCTCCTCGAGGGCCGCGCGCACCTGGTCGGGATCGGTGGCGTCCAGGACGACGAGCGGGACGCCCGCTTCCTTCGTGATGACCTCCGGCGCGAGCGAGGAGCCGCCCATGCCGCACAGCACGATCCGGTCGACCCCTTCTGCCTGGAGGTCGGCGCGGAGGCCCGCGATCTCCGGGAGGAGCGCGCGTGAGCCCTCGAACAGGTCGATCCAGCCGAGGCGGACCGAGGCTTCGGATTCGGCGTCGCTGCCCCACAGGGTGGGGTCCTTCGCCATCAGCCGGGAGGCGACGCGGTCCTGCACGAGTGCGGGTACCGCCGACTCGACGGCGGCGAGCGCCGCCCCGGACGCGGTCAGTGCGAACGAGCCCATGGGGATCAGCCCTTCGAAGCGTCGAGTGCGGTCTGGACGGTCTCGAGGAGCTCCGACCAGCTGGCGACGAACTTGTCGAGGCCCTCGGTCTCGAGCTGCTCGACGACCTCGTCGTACGAGATGCCCATCGCGTCGAGCTGGTTCAGGACCTCGTTGGACTCCTCGTACGTGCCCGTGATCGTGTCGCCCTCGACGACGCCGTGGTCGGCCATGGCCTCGAGCGTCTTCTCCGGCATGGTGTTCACGACGTCGGCTGCGACGAGGCCGGCCACGTAGAGCGTGTCCGGGAGGTTCGGGTCCTTGACGCCCGTCGACGCCCAGAGGGGACGCTGCGCGTTGGCGCCGGCGGACTTGAGGACCTGCCAGCGCTCCGAGGAGAACTGCTCCTGGAACACCTGGTAGGCGAGGCGTGCGTTGGCGAGGCCCGCCTTGCCCTTGAGCGCCTTCGCCTCGTCGGTGCCGACGGCGTCGAGCCGTGCATCGATCTCGGCATCGACGCGGGAGACGAAGAACGAGGCGACCGAGTGGATCCTCGCGAGGTCGTGGCCGTTCTCCTTCGCCTGCTCGAGGCCCACCATGAACGCGTTGATCACGGCGCGGTAGCGCTCGAGGGAGAAGATCAGGGTCACGTTCACGCTGATGCCGGCTGCCAGGGTCGAGGAGATGGCTTCCAGTCCCTCGACGGTCGCCGGGATCTTGATGAGCACGTTGGTGCGCTGGACCTTGGCGTGCAGGCGCTTGGCCTCGGCGATCGTCCCGGCGGTGTCGCGGGCCAGGCGGGGATCTACCTCGATGGAGACGCGGCCGTCGGCGCCGTTGGTGCGCTCGGCCTCCTCGGCGAAGATGTCGCAGGCCTGGGCGACGTCGTGGGTGGTGATGTCGAAGACGGCCTGGTCCACGTCAGCGCCGGCCTCTGCCAGCGCCCCGACCTGGGAGGCGTAGGACTCGCCCTTCTTCAGTGCGGCGGCGAAGATGCTCGGGTTGGTCGTGACGCCGACGACGTTGCGGTCCTCGATGAGGTGCTTGAAGGCGCCCGAGTTGATGCGCTCCCGTGAGAGGTCATCGAGCCAGATGGATACGCCGGCCGCCGAGAGGTCGGCTGTGGGTGTTGACATGGTGTGCTCCTTGTCCGCTTCCGCGGAATGTTTGCTGGATTCTGACGGAGGGTGCGGGACTACTGGTGGTCGCCGGTCTCGGTGGCACGGTGGCCCGACGGCATCGCCGCGGTGCCGTTGGGCGCCAGGGGATCGGCGGCCACGGCCTCGAGGGAGTCCTTGGCGGCCGCGACGACGGCGTCCGCCGTGATGCCGAACTCGCGGTAGAGCGTCTTGTAGTCGGCGGAGGCGCCGAAGTGCTCGAGCGATACGCTGCGTCCGGCGTCGCCGATGATCCCGTGCCAGCTCTGCGACACACCAGCCTCGACGGACACGCGGGCGCGGACGGTGCGCGGCAGGACACTGTCGCGGTAGGACGCGTCCTGGGCGTTGAACCACTCGAGGCACGGCATGGACACCACGCGGGCGGAGACGCCCTCCGCCTCGAGGGCCTCGCGGGCCTCCACAGCGAGCTGGACCTCGGACCCGGTGCCGATCAGGATGACGTCGGGCGAGCCGTTCCTCGCTTCGGCCAGCACGTAGCCGCCCTTCGCGACGCCCTCGACCGAGCCGAACGTGTCACCCTCGGCCGCGCCGTCGCCCCGCTGGTAGGTCGGGATGTTCTGGCGGGTCAGGACGATGCCCGCAGGGTTCTCGGTGTTCTCGAGGATGGTGCGCCAGGCGACGGCCACCTCGTTCGCGTCGCCCGGACGGACGACGTCGAGTCACGGGATGGTCCGCAGCGAGGACAGCTGCTCGACCGGCTGGTGGGTGGGGCCGTCCTCGCCGAGGCCGATCGAGTCGTGCGTCCAGACGTAGATGGCCGGGACCCCCATGAGCGCCCCGGGGCGCACCGCAGGGCGCTGGTAGTCGCTGAAGATCAGGAAGGTGCCCGAGAAAGCGCGGGTGCTGCTGTGCATCACGATGCCGTTCACGATGGCCGCGGCAGCGTGCTCACGGATGCCGAAGTGCAGCACGCGGCCGTACTCGTTGCCCGACCATGCCTTGGTCTGGCGGCTCGCGGGGATGAACGACGGCGACCCCTCGATGGTCGTGTTGTTCGATTCCGCGAGGTCGGCGCTGCCGCCCCACAGTTCGGGGAGTGCGGGACCGATGGCGGTGAGGACCTTGCCGGATGCTGCACGCGTGGACATGTCCTTGCCCGCCTCGAACGTGGGCAGGGTCTCCTCCCAGCCCTCGGGCAGGGTGCGGGCCTGGATGCGCTCGAGGAGCGCGGCCTCGTCGGTGTGTGCCGCCTTCCAGGCGTCGAAGCCCTCCTGCCAGGCGCTGTGTGCGTCTGCACCGCGCTGCACGACGCCGCGGGCGTGGTCCAGGACCTCCGGGTCGACGTCGAAGTGCTTCTTGGGGTCGAAGCCGAGGGCTTCCTTGAGCGCTGCGACCTCGTCCTTGCCGAGTGCGGAGCCGTGGATCTTGCCGGTGTTCTGCTTGTTCGGCGCGGGGTAGCCGATGATCGTGCGCAGCGAGACGATGCTGGGCTTCGAGGTCTCGTTCTTCGCGGCGACGAGCGCGGAAGTAGAGCTCGGCGACGTCCTCGACGTACTCGCCGGTCTTGGTCCAGTCGACGCGCTGGGTGTGCCAGCCGTACGCCTCGTAGCGCTTCAGGACGTCCTCGGTGAACGAGATGTCCGTGTCGTCCTCGATCGAGATGTGGTTCTCGTCGTAGATCACCACGAGGTTCCCGAGCTCCTGGTGGCCCGCGAGGGACGATGCTTCCGCCGTCACGCCTTCCTGGAGATCGCCGTCCGAGGCGATGACCCAGATGGTGTGGTCGAAGGGACTGGTCCCGGCGGGTGCGTCTGCGTCGAACATCCCGCGCTGGCGGCGCTGGCCGTAGGCGAAACCGACCGACG encodes the following:
- the talA gene encoding transaldolase, coding for MSTPTADLSAAGVSIWLDDLSRERINSGAFKHLIEDRNVVGVTTNPSIFAAALKKGESYASQVGALAEAGADVDQAVFDITTHDVAQACDIFAEEAERTNGADGRVSIEVDPRLARDTAGTIAEAKRLHAKVQRTNVLIKIPATVEGLEAISSTLAAGISVNVTLIFSLERYRAVINAFMVGLEQAKENGHDLARIHSVASFFVSRVDAEIDARLDAVGTDEAKALKGKAGLANARLAYQVFQEQFSSERWQVLKSAGANAQRPLWASTGVKDPNLPDTLYVAGLVAADVVNTMPEKTLEAMADHGVVEGDTITGTYEESNEVLNQLDAMGISYDEVVEQLETEGLDKFVASWSELLETVQTALDASKG
- a CDS encoding hypothetical protein (possible pseudo due to internal stop codon/frameshift) — its product is MQRGADAHSAWQEGFDAWKAAHTDEAALLERIQARTLPEGWEETLPTFEAGKDMSTRAASGKVLTAIGPALPELWGGSADLAESNNTTIEGSPSFIPASRQTKAWSGNEYGRVLHFGIREHAAAAIVNGIVMHSSTRAFSGTFLIFSDYQRPAVRPGALMGVPAIYVWTHDSIGLGEDGPTHQPVEQLSSLRTIP
- the pgi gene encoding glucose-6-phosphate isomerase, which codes for MGSFALTASGAALAAVESAVPALVQDRVASRLMAKDPTLWGSDAESEASVRLGWIDLFEGSRALLPEIAGLRADLQAEGVDRIVLCGMGGSSLAPEVITKEAGVPLVVLDATDPDQVRAALEEDLQRTAIVVSSKSGSTVETDSQRRLFEQAFTDAGIDAASRIVVVTDPGSPLDEASRTAGYRKVFNADPRVGGRYSALTAFGLVPSALAGADIETLLDDAEDSAEFLGDDVDDNVGLQLGAVLGGTNPLRDKIVFADAGSGLPGFADWAEQLIAESTGKLGTGLLPVVASGDAPELADVADDVLPVFLAPFDEAPSDELTDGTRLTVSGTLGSQLFVWEYAVAVAGRLLGINPFDQPDVEAAKKAARGLLDAQPEPSPAAFVDGAVEVRGDAGLLGSSSTVAEALEALLAALPPNGYLSVQAYLDRHRQAALEEIRSPLAAATGRPVTFGWGPRFLHSTGQYHKGGSPIGAYLQLTGAGHADLAIPDRPFTFGKLISAQAAGDAQVLADSGRPVLRLHLTEREAGVDQLRRVVSALAVSGRGERGTDGHA
- a CDS encoding hypothetical protein (possible pseudo due to internal stop codon), with product MAVAWRTILENTENPAGIVLTRQNIPTYQRGDGAAEGDTFGSVEGVAKGGYVLAEARNGSPDVILIGTGSEVQLAVEAREALEAEGVSARVVSMPCLEWFNAQDASYRDSVLPRTVRARVSVEAGVSQSWHGIIGDAGRSVSLEHFGASADYKTLYREFGITADAVVAAAKDSLEAVAADPLAPNGTAAMPSGHRATETGDHQ